Proteins from a genomic interval of Terriglobia bacterium:
- a CDS encoding diguanylate cyclase, translating into MQTKPEPDSGIAAAGAAGNARAVSFDDIRFRLRRLERQDWWLWGATVLVMLLLTFAIFSLSFPGILHEDNPFYWFDLDTAVRGLFGLVLLFSISVVYQQVLIKRLRQQLASQLAEMAALETRAETFERLAVIDPLTELYNRRFAKEHMPVEIARASRQGYALTALMLDLNDFKAINDRYGHAAGDAALQEFSRQLRRCFRSSDLPVRMGGDEFMVLLPECTADRVPRALLHLRDLYFEHAGEKISITFAAGWAEFKGGETAADLLNRADRALYSDKKTRNAEKQVRAAEAEMAQQQKLVTVGQMTGGVAHDFNNLLTIIRGYSELLLDYIPAGDALRDKVEEIDRAAQRAATLTRQLLSFSRKQQPQPDRRVDLSKLVLGMETMIRALLGKRYLLSFQIAADLGVTRADPTQVEQVVLNLIVNARDAMPDGGDVTLRTANVELDDAFVRAHPGSRPGSYVSLAIADTGIGMDEHVKAHIFEPFFTTKGENQGTGLGLAIVYGVVKQTGSYIAVDSELNRGTTVTVYFPRAMAPLTELQPAGPATAISTLP; encoded by the coding sequence TTGCAGACTAAACCGGAACCTGATAGCGGGATTGCGGCCGCGGGCGCGGCGGGCAATGCCCGCGCTGTCAGTTTCGACGACATTCGATTTCGCTTGCGCCGGCTGGAACGCCAGGATTGGTGGCTCTGGGGGGCCACCGTCCTGGTCATGTTGCTGCTCACCTTCGCGATTTTCTCTCTGAGCTTTCCCGGCATCCTCCACGAAGATAATCCGTTCTACTGGTTCGATCTGGACACCGCCGTTCGCGGACTGTTCGGGCTGGTGCTGCTGTTCAGCATATCCGTCGTCTACCAGCAGGTCTTGATCAAGCGCCTTCGGCAGCAACTCGCCTCCCAACTGGCGGAGATGGCTGCGTTGGAAACGCGGGCTGAAACCTTCGAGCGGCTCGCCGTGATTGACCCCCTTACCGAGCTGTACAACCGGCGTTTCGCGAAAGAGCACATGCCGGTTGAAATTGCCCGCGCGTCGCGCCAGGGATATGCGCTGACGGCGCTGATGCTGGATCTCAACGATTTCAAGGCGATCAACGACCGCTATGGTCATGCCGCCGGGGATGCCGCGCTGCAGGAATTTTCGCGGCAACTGAGACGCTGCTTCCGCTCCTCCGACCTTCCGGTGCGCATGGGCGGGGACGAATTCATGGTACTGCTGCCGGAGTGTACCGCGGACCGCGTGCCCAGAGCCCTGCTGCACCTGCGCGATTTGTATTTCGAGCACGCCGGCGAAAAAATTTCCATCACCTTTGCCGCCGGCTGGGCGGAGTTCAAGGGAGGCGAAACCGCGGCCGACCTGCTGAATCGCGCCGACCGCGCTCTGTACTCCGACAAGAAAACGCGCAATGCCGAGAAGCAGGTGCGCGCCGCCGAAGCGGAAATGGCGCAGCAGCAGAAGCTGGTCACCGTCGGGCAGATGACCGGCGGCGTGGCCCACGATTTCAATAATCTGTTGACCATCATCCGTGGCTACAGCGAGCTGTTGCTCGACTACATCCCAGCCGGCGACGCACTGCGCGACAAGGTCGAGGAAATTGACCGGGCCGCACAACGCGCCGCTACCTTGACGCGCCAGTTGCTGTCGTTCAGCCGCAAGCAGCAGCCGCAACCGGACCGCCGTGTCGATCTCAGCAAACTGGTGCTCGGCATGGAGACCATGATTCGCGCCTTGCTCGGCAAGCGCTATCTTCTGTCATTCCAGATTGCCGCCGACCTGGGCGTGACCCGGGCCGATCCCACCCAGGTCGAACAGGTCGTGCTCAATTTAATCGTGAACGCCCGCGATGCCATGCCCGACGGCGGAGACGTCACCCTGCGCACCGCCAATGTCGAACTCGACGACGCCTTCGTGCGCGCCCATCCCGGGTCGCGTCCCGGCTCCTACGTCAGCCTTGCTATTGCCGACACCGGCATCGGCATGGATGAGCACGTCAAGGCGCACATCTTCGAGCCGTTCTTTACCACCAAGGGAGAGAATCAGGGCACCGGCCTGGGGTTGGCGATCGTTTACGGCGTCGTCAAGCAAACCGGCAGCTACATCGCCGTGGATAGTGAACTCAACCGCGGCACAACCGTCACCGTCTATTTCCCTCGCGCCATGGCGCCGCTAACCGAATTGCAGCCGGCCGGGCCGGCTACCGCGATTTCGACTCTTCCTTAA
- a CDS encoding STAS domain-containing protein has translation MSSRAGEFTHRLRLRTTSAEDAIVIRCAGRLTSEHTEQLREEFMRVLPGTRRIVLDLSDLRHVDSTGLGSLVRLYVSAKSANCDLQLVNLSQRVKELLGLTNLLSMFTACGQYLTKLP, from the coding sequence ATGTCATCGCGTGCAGGGGAATTTACGCATCGGCTGCGGCTTCGAACCACAAGCGCCGAGGACGCCATTGTGATCCGCTGCGCTGGACGCCTGACATCCGAGCACACCGAGCAGCTGCGTGAGGAATTCATGCGCGTGCTGCCGGGCACGAGACGGATCGTGCTCGATCTCAGCGATCTCCGTCATGTGGACAGCACGGGGCTCGGCAGCCTGGTACGGCTCTATGTGTCCGCCAAATCCGCAAACTGCGATCTTCAACTCGTGAACCTGAGCCAGCGCGTCAAGGAGTTGCTGGGCTTGACCAACCTGCTGTCGATGTTCACCGCGTGCGGGCAGTACTTGACGAAGCTACCGTGA
- the pdxS gene encoding pyridoxal 5'-phosphate synthase lyase subunit PdxS: MSENNGSSGLRLKTGLAEMLKGGVIMDVMSAAQAEVAEKAGAVAVMALERVPAMIRATGGVARMANPKLIREIMDCVSIPVMAKCRIGHFAEAQVLQELGVDYIDESEVLTPADEAHHVDKHAFTVPFVCGARNLGEALRRIGEGAALIRTKGEAGTGDVVHAVKHMRQIMTEMRQLTVMGDDELSAAAKNLQAPYELVRLVAKAGKLPVPNFSAGGIATPADAALMMQLGAESVFVGSGIFMKDGTTPLEVGYENGRLKNPEEREDAELRAQSIVIATTHFNDAKVVLEASTQAKSAMKGLAVAALEESQLLQTRGW, translated from the coding sequence ATGTCGGAAAACAATGGCAGCAGCGGCTTGCGCCTGAAGACCGGTCTGGCGGAGATGCTGAAGGGCGGCGTGATCATGGACGTGATGAGCGCCGCCCAGGCGGAAGTGGCGGAAAAGGCCGGCGCGGTCGCGGTCATGGCCCTGGAGCGCGTTCCCGCGATGATTCGAGCCACCGGCGGCGTGGCGCGCATGGCCAATCCAAAACTGATCCGCGAGATCATGGACTGCGTGTCCATTCCGGTGATGGCCAAGTGCCGCATCGGGCACTTCGCCGAAGCGCAGGTTTTGCAGGAACTCGGGGTGGACTACATCGACGAATCGGAAGTGCTCACGCCGGCCGATGAGGCCCATCACGTGGACAAGCACGCCTTCACCGTACCGTTCGTTTGCGGCGCGCGCAACCTGGGCGAAGCGCTGCGGCGGATCGGCGAGGGCGCCGCCCTGATCCGCACCAAGGGGGAAGCCGGCACGGGCGACGTGGTGCACGCGGTGAAGCACATGCGCCAGATCATGACCGAGATGCGCCAACTTACCGTCATGGGTGACGATGAGCTGTCGGCCGCGGCCAAGAATCTGCAAGCGCCCTACGAACTGGTGCGCCTGGTGGCCAAAGCAGGGAAGCTGCCGGTGCCGAATTTCTCCGCCGGCGGAATTGCCACCCCGGCCGACGCGGCGCTGATGATGCAGCTCGGCGCGGAAAGCGTGTTCGTAGGATCGGGGATCTTCATGAAGGACGGCACCACGCCGCTGGAAGTAGGTTACGAGAATGGCCGACTCAAGAACCCCGAGGAGCGCGAAGATGCGGAATTGCGCGCCCAGTCGATCGTGATCGCGACCACGCACTTCAACGACGCGAAAGTCGTGCTCGAGGCCAGCACCCAGGCGAAGAGCGCGATGAAGGGCCTGGCGGTAGCGGCATTGGAGGAATCGCAGTTGCTGCAGACGCGGGGCTGGTAA
- a CDS encoding PaaI family thioesterase, whose product MGKPRHVHGHVHHRHPILKKHPALRKNYCFGCGKDNAEGMRLKFVHDEAAKRFVAHFRLGRRFTGPPRHAHGGIIAAILDEAMSKPSKLRNVLAPTVELAVRYLKPVPLGERLTAAGWEVRVRGHVHLRAAEIRNQRGELLATGRGKFKAVDVDRMMQKFLSKRNRG is encoded by the coding sequence ATGGGCAAGCCGCGCCACGTCCACGGTCACGTACATCACCGGCATCCGATCCTGAAGAAACACCCCGCGCTGCGCAAGAACTACTGCTTCGGGTGCGGCAAAGACAACGCCGAAGGCATGCGCCTGAAGTTCGTGCATGACGAGGCGGCGAAGCGGTTCGTGGCGCATTTCCGGCTAGGCCGGCGCTTTACCGGCCCGCCGCGGCACGCGCACGGCGGGATTATTGCCGCCATCCTGGATGAGGCGATGTCGAAACCGTCGAAGTTGCGCAACGTGCTGGCGCCGACGGTGGAGTTGGCGGTCCGGTATCTCAAGCCGGTGCCGCTGGGCGAGCGGCTGACGGCGGCGGGCTGGGAGGTGCGCGTGCGCGGACACGTTCACCTGAGGGCCGCCGAAATCCGCAATCAGCGGGGCGAGTTGCTGGCGACCGGCCGCGGCAAATTCAAAGCCGTGGATGTCGACCGCATGATGCAGAAATTCCTGAGCAAGCGAAACCGCGGGTAA
- a CDS encoding class I SAM-dependent methyltransferase gives MRDSVQEDERQDWNRRYQEESHATFEPDPFLLNAYDDYIQPTFAKGGSALDIAGGMGRHAIWLAELRWKVSVVDISEVAFEKAQRKAEERGVKINFLVRDLRSFDPGEEKYDLVLVFFYLQRDLYPALVKALKPGGLLVYKTYTEEHKTKHAKTVRHPEYYLQENELLHTFLRLRVLHYRETVEEKGVAELVAQKK, from the coding sequence ATGCGGGACAGCGTACAGGAAGACGAGAGACAGGATTGGAACCGGCGCTACCAGGAAGAGTCGCACGCCACCTTTGAGCCCGACCCTTTTCTGCTCAATGCCTATGACGACTACATCCAGCCAACGTTTGCCAAAGGCGGCAGCGCGCTGGACATCGCCGGCGGCATGGGCCGACATGCCATCTGGCTGGCCGAGCTGCGCTGGAAGGTCTCGGTGGTGGACATCTCCGAAGTCGCATTCGAGAAGGCGCAGCGCAAGGCCGAAGAACGCGGCGTCAAGATCAACTTCCTGGTCCGCGACCTGCGCTCCTTCGATCCCGGCGAGGAAAAATACGATCTCGTCCTGGTGTTTTTTTACCTGCAACGCGATCTGTATCCCGCGCTGGTGAAGGCGCTGAAGCCCGGCGGTTTGCTGGTCTATAAAACCTACACGGAAGAACACAAAACGAAACACGCCAAGACGGTTCGGCATCCCGAATACTACCTGCAGGAAAACGAACTGCTGCACACTTTCCTGCGCTTGCGGGTGCTCCATTACCGGGAAACCGTGGAAGAAAAGGGCGTGGCGGAATTGGTGGCGCAGAAGAAGTAA
- a CDS encoding radical SAM protein — MPDKFRPLLSYLFTEWKCNVDCHYCWAFNNKVKGMTEETAIRSIDWLKDVGCRVIAIMGGEPLLRRDFILKVVDYGTKNGFFVYLPTNGILMNEDFIDKVGDRGVAAINLAVDSIDEKPGLAKNFKRIEKQFKYLVKQQRKYGYMIVFNTNMCRHNLDDVKQLTEIAHDNGISSDVHINEPPYIEQPHFQHLNENVTYIRPDDWPAVDEVLDWLIEKNAQGYIMVNSKDHLRKMKDFMRGVTYPWNCRAGHNSCVIRTDGTLAPCFPMYSAKTDWGKIWEPKFNNHELDEMKKVCNSHCLSTCQYVLGYYYNNRNVVRWILKQGLHGWSGRPQMAEA; from the coding sequence ATGCCCGACAAATTCCGTCCGTTGCTGTCGTACCTGTTCACCGAGTGGAAGTGCAACGTGGACTGCCACTACTGCTGGGCCTTCAACAACAAGGTCAAGGGGATGACCGAGGAGACGGCCATCCGCTCCATCGACTGGCTGAAAGACGTCGGCTGCCGCGTCATCGCCATCATGGGCGGCGAGCCCCTGCTGCGCCGCGACTTCATCCTCAAGGTAGTGGACTACGGCACCAAGAACGGCTTCTTCGTCTACCTGCCGACCAATGGCATCCTCATGAACGAGGATTTCATCGACAAGGTCGGCGACCGCGGCGTAGCCGCCATCAATCTCGCGGTGGACTCCATCGACGAGAAGCCCGGCCTGGCGAAAAATTTCAAGCGCATCGAGAAGCAGTTCAAGTATCTCGTCAAGCAGCAGCGCAAGTACGGCTACATGATCGTGTTCAACACCAACATGTGCCGGCACAACCTGGACGACGTCAAGCAGCTCACCGAGATCGCCCACGACAACGGCATCTCCAGCGACGTGCACATCAACGAGCCGCCCTATATCGAGCAGCCCCATTTCCAGCACCTCAACGAGAACGTCACCTACATCCGCCCCGACGACTGGCCGGCGGTGGACGAGGTGCTCGACTGGCTGATCGAGAAGAACGCGCAAGGCTACATCATGGTCAACTCCAAGGATCACCTGCGCAAGATGAAGGACTTCATGCGCGGCGTCACCTATCCCTGGAACTGCCGCGCCGGGCACAACTCCTGCGTCATCCGCACCGACGGCACTCTCGCCCCTTGCTTCCCCATGTATTCGGCCAAGACGGACTGGGGCAAGATCTGGGAGCCGAAGTTCAACAACCATGAACTCGATGAGATGAAGAAGGTGTGCAACTCGCACTGCCTCTCCACCTGCCAGTACGTGCTCGGGTACTACTACAACAACCGCAACGTCGTGCGCTGGATTCTGAAGCAGGGCCTGCACGGCTGGAGCGGTCGGCCGCAGATGGCGGAAGCGTAA
- the coxB gene encoding cytochrome c oxidase subunit II, producing MGLALLVVIWFLTFVGSYFFVAKTWWWPAAASLSGPALDAQFQHTLIAMGIVFVAAQAGLGLFAWKYRERPGAAAATYSHGNTKLEVVWTTLTAILFFGLAIAGSHLWAAERFEPAKNDSVKVEVTGLQFAWYFRYPGPDGKYGRTKPELIDASAGGEAAVGLDSTDSASKDDFVTGTMYLPVNREVDLTLRAQDVIHSFFVPSMRFKQDAVPGLMIHMHFTPDKVGDYEIACAELCGLGHYKMHGILKVVSQKEFDAWTAQREAEKQ from the coding sequence ATGGGCCTTGCGCTTCTGGTTGTGATCTGGTTCCTCACCTTTGTTGGTTCCTACTTCTTCGTGGCCAAGACCTGGTGGTGGCCGGCGGCAGCGTCGCTGAGCGGACCCGCCCTTGACGCCCAATTTCAACACACGCTGATCGCCATGGGCATCGTGTTCGTCGCGGCGCAGGCGGGCCTGGGACTGTTCGCGTGGAAATACCGCGAGCGCCCGGGAGCGGCCGCGGCCACCTATTCGCATGGCAACACCAAGCTCGAAGTGGTGTGGACCACGCTTACCGCGATCCTGTTTTTCGGGCTGGCGATCGCGGGCTCGCACCTGTGGGCAGCGGAGCGCTTCGAACCGGCGAAAAACGACTCCGTAAAGGTCGAGGTCACCGGGCTGCAATTCGCCTGGTATTTCCGCTATCCCGGGCCCGACGGCAAGTACGGCCGCACCAAGCCGGAACTGATTGACGCCTCGGCGGGCGGCGAAGCGGCCGTGGGACTGGATTCCACCGACTCCGCTTCCAAGGACGATTTCGTCACCGGCACCATGTACCTGCCGGTGAACCGCGAGGTCGACCTGACCTTGCGCGCCCAGGACGTCATCCACAGTTTCTTTGTTCCCTCCATGCGCTTCAAGCAGGACGCCGTTCCCGGCCTGATGATCCACATGCACTTCACCCCCGACAAGGTGGGCGATTACGAGATTGCCTGCGCCGAACTCTGCGGCCTGGGGCACTACAAGATGCACGGCATCCTCAAGGTGGTCAGCCAGAAGGAATTTGACGCCTGGACGGCACAGCGCGAGGCGGAGAAGCAATAA
- a CDS encoding cbb3-type cytochrome c oxidase subunit I: MHVHPAPTSFIRKYIFSTDHKVIGLQYYFLALTSVFVGMYLSLLMRIHLVWPAAKVLGLNIKPETYLALLTMHGTIMVFFVLTTAPQGGFGNYMLPIQIGAPDMAFPILNMLSFWTTFLGFVAIIAAFIVEGGAPISGWTNYAPLSAIPSAGPGQGLGEDLWIVSIALFCIASLLGALNFITTTLDLRARGMTMMRLPLTVWSWFVTAILGLLAFGVLLAAGILLLLDRNVGTSFFVPGGLVVSGEMIKHQGGSPLLWQHLFWFFGHPEVYIAILPGMGVASQILSTFSRKPIFGYKAMVYAMLAIGMLGFFVWGHHMFMSGMSPYSAMAFSMMTIAIGVPSAIKTFNWLGTLWKGRIRFTVPMMFAIGFVSLFVSGGLSGPFLAQPALDIPLHDTFFVVAHFHLIMGVAAIFGIFAATYYWFPKMFGRMMNSKLGYLHFWITFIGAYAIFFPMHYEGMAGRPRRYSQLTEVAYLHQFWGLEKFITFAAIITISVQFVFLINLFWSMFKGAKAEINPWEATTLEWTIPSPPPHDNFGGHIPVVNNGPYEYGVPGAARDYIMQTDPAHVSSSH; encoded by the coding sequence ATGCACGTGCATCCCGCCCCGACCAGCTTCATCCGCAAATACATTTTCAGCACCGACCACAAGGTCATCGGGCTGCAGTATTACTTTCTGGCGCTGACGTCGGTTTTCGTCGGCATGTATCTTTCGCTGCTGATGCGCATTCACCTGGTGTGGCCGGCGGCGAAGGTGCTGGGCTTGAACATCAAGCCGGAAACTTACCTGGCGCTGTTGACCATGCACGGCACCATCATGGTGTTCTTCGTGCTCACCACGGCGCCGCAGGGCGGTTTCGGCAACTACATGCTGCCCATCCAGATCGGCGCGCCCGACATGGCGTTCCCCATCCTCAACATGCTGTCGTTCTGGACCACCTTCCTGGGATTCGTGGCGATCATTGCCGCGTTCATAGTCGAGGGCGGAGCGCCGATATCGGGATGGACCAACTACGCGCCGCTCAGCGCGATTCCCTCCGCCGGGCCGGGACAAGGCCTGGGCGAAGATTTATGGATCGTCAGCATCGCGCTGTTCTGCATCGCTTCCCTGCTGGGCGCGCTCAACTTCATCACCACCACCCTCGACCTGCGTGCCCGCGGCATGACCATGATGCGGCTGCCGCTCACCGTGTGGTCCTGGTTCGTCACCGCCATCCTCGGCCTGCTGGCGTTCGGCGTGCTGCTGGCCGCGGGCATCCTATTGCTGCTGGACCGCAATGTCGGCACCAGTTTCTTCGTGCCCGGCGGCTTGGTGGTCAGCGGCGAAATGATCAAGCACCAGGGCGGCTCGCCGCTGCTGTGGCAGCACCTGTTCTGGTTCTTCGGGCATCCCGAGGTTTACATCGCCATCCTGCCGGGCATGGGCGTCGCCTCGCAGATACTCTCGACCTTCTCGCGCAAGCCCATCTTCGGATACAAGGCGATGGTCTACGCCATGCTCGCCATCGGCATGCTCGGGTTCTTCGTCTGGGGCCATCACATGTTCATGAGCGGCATGAGCCCGTACTCGGCGATGGCGTTCAGCATGATGACCATTGCCATCGGCGTGCCCTCGGCCATCAAAACGTTCAACTGGCTCGGCACCTTGTGGAAGGGCCGCATTCGCTTCACCGTGCCCATGATGTTCGCCATCGGCTTCGTTTCGCTGTTCGTGTCGGGCGGCCTCAGCGGCCCGTTCCTGGCGCAGCCGGCGCTCGACATTCCGCTGCACGACACTTTCTTCGTGGTGGCGCACTTCCACCTCATCATGGGCGTGGCCGCCATCTTCGGCATCTTTGCCGCAACCTATTACTGGTTCCCCAAGATGTTCGGGCGGATGATGAACAGCAAGCTCGGCTACCTCCACTTCTGGATCACGTTTATCGGCGCCTACGCCATCTTCTTCCCCATGCACTACGAAGGGATGGCGGGACGGCCGCGGCGCTACTCGCAGTTGACCGAGGTGGCGTACCTGCACCAGTTCTGGGGGCTGGAGAAGTTCATCACCTTCGCGGCGATCATCACTATCAGCGTCCAGTTCGTGTTCCTGATCAACTTGTTCTGGAGCATGTTCAAGGGGGCGAAGGCGGAGATCAATCCCTGGGAGGCGACCACCCTGG